The following are encoded together in the Corynebacterium jeikeium genome:
- the dnaN gene encoding DNA polymerase III subunit beta: MDSQAVSFIVPKDDFASALGWVARSLPSKPTQPILRGVMIVADDEGLELSGFDREVSTRVRINAEVNEPGKILVAGKLASDIVGSLPNKPINIEFDGTTVILKTGKSKFELPAMTIEDYPVLPELPEVTGTIDPNLFAESISQVAVAAGRDDTLPMLTGVHVEIDGENVIMVATDRFRLAVRSFQWNPAQADAQAKLLIPARTLADTARSMDPNNTDPIEIAVGSGEDIGADGLLGISTESRHTTTRLLDAEFPKFRPLLPKTHTALASVEIAPLQEAIKRVSIVAERNSQIRMDFKDNTVTLSAGGSDVGSATETLDCAFAGEPLVIAFNPSYLKEGLAAIHTPRVVFGFTMASRPAILLPDPGELPEADAEGNFATPETDFTYLLMPVRLPG, from the coding sequence ATGGATAGCCAAGCAGTGAGTTTCATTGTTCCCAAGGATGACTTCGCATCCGCCCTCGGTTGGGTAGCTCGCTCCCTGCCTAGCAAGCCGACCCAACCCATTTTGCGCGGTGTGATGATTGTCGCCGATGACGAAGGGTTGGAACTTTCAGGATTTGACCGCGAAGTCTCCACTCGCGTGCGCATCAATGCCGAGGTTAACGAGCCCGGCAAGATTCTCGTAGCTGGCAAGCTAGCTTCCGACATCGTCGGCTCCTTGCCGAATAAGCCGATCAACATCGAGTTCGACGGCACCACTGTGATTCTCAAGACTGGTAAGTCCAAGTTCGAGCTACCGGCAATGACCATCGAGGACTACCCGGTTCTGCCGGAACTGCCGGAAGTCACCGGCACTATTGACCCGAACCTCTTCGCGGAATCCATTTCGCAGGTCGCCGTAGCGGCTGGACGCGACGACACCCTACCGATGCTCACTGGCGTGCACGTTGAAATCGATGGCGAGAATGTCATCATGGTTGCCACCGACCGCTTCCGTCTGGCCGTCCGCAGTTTCCAGTGGAACCCGGCACAGGCCGATGCGCAGGCGAAGCTGCTGATTCCAGCCCGCACCCTGGCGGATACCGCGCGCTCCATGGATCCGAATAACACCGATCCCATCGAAATCGCAGTGGGTAGTGGCGAGGACATCGGCGCCGATGGCCTGCTGGGTATTTCCACCGAGTCGCGCCACACGACCACGCGCTTGCTCGACGCGGAATTCCCAAAGTTCCGCCCGCTTCTGCCGAAGACGCACACCGCCCTAGCCAGCGTGGAGATTGCTCCGCTGCAGGAGGCAATCAAGCGCGTCTCTATCGTCGCCGAGCGGAACTCCCAGATCCGGATGGACTTCAAGGACAACACCGTCACCCTTTCCGCGGGTGGCAGCGACGTCGGATCCGCTACGGAAACTCTGGACTGCGCTTTCGCCGGCGAGCCGCTGGTCATCGCGTTTAACCCGAGCTACCTAAAGGAAGGCCTGGCGGCCATCCACACGCCGCGTGTTGTTTTCGGCTTCACCATGGCCTCCCGTCCCGCTATCTTGCTGCCGGATCCGGGCGAACTGCCGGAGGCCGATGCAGAGGGCAACTTCGCAACTCCGGAAACGGACTTCACCTACCTGCTGATGCCCGTGCGCCTGCCGGGCTAA
- the recF gene encoding DNA replication/repair protein RecF (All proteins in this family for which functions are known are DNA-binding proteins that assist the filamentation of RecA onto DNA for the initiation of recombination or recombinational repair.) produces MYVSNLRLSNYRSWEELDLQLSPGITIFSGPNGHGKTNIVEALGYLAHLSSHRVNSDAALVRRGEEIANISATAVNNGRELTAHLAIRARGSNRAHINRAAMNSQRDLLGVVRTTLFSPEDLALIRGEPEQRRHFLDAIMVARYPRLAAVKADYDKALRQRNALLRQSAFALRLVVGAPKGASHNLSEDIKADAESALATLDVWDSQLAALGAQIMSARVQIVHDLAPHLQQTYQSLAPQSRPAHMSYTSTIDVELADLGIRLGVSEPNQPTALLSPEIAEATLLQAFANKRPQEVERGTTLLGPHRDDVNLILGHQPAKGYASHGESWSFALSLRLAAFFMQRGDGVEPVVILDDVFAELDSSRRQHLVDLISSAEQVLITAAVDEDIPEALRDVAKIYTIDELKNSALSTAERAVKDGEADGD; encoded by the coding sequence GTGTATGTCTCCAATCTTCGTCTGAGTAATTACAGGTCGTGGGAGGAACTCGACCTGCAGCTCAGCCCTGGCATCACGATCTTTTCCGGCCCTAACGGCCACGGGAAAACCAATATCGTTGAGGCACTCGGTTACCTTGCCCACTTAAGCTCGCACCGTGTTAACTCTGATGCCGCCCTGGTGCGACGTGGAGAAGAGATTGCCAACATCTCTGCGACCGCCGTGAACAATGGCCGCGAACTCACTGCTCATCTGGCTATCCGTGCTCGGGGCTCGAACCGCGCGCACATCAACCGGGCTGCTATGAATTCCCAACGGGATCTGCTCGGAGTCGTGCGAACGACGTTGTTTTCTCCCGAAGATTTGGCGCTGATCCGCGGCGAGCCTGAGCAGCGCCGTCATTTTCTAGATGCGATCATGGTCGCCCGATACCCACGCCTAGCTGCGGTAAAGGCGGATTACGACAAAGCCTTGCGCCAGCGAAATGCGCTGCTACGGCAGTCGGCCTTTGCTCTGCGGCTCGTCGTCGGCGCTCCGAAGGGAGCAAGCCACAACCTTTCGGAAGACATCAAGGCCGATGCTGAATCCGCCCTGGCTACTCTCGATGTGTGGGATAGTCAGCTGGCCGCGCTGGGCGCACAGATCATGTCGGCGCGCGTTCAAATCGTTCACGACCTCGCCCCGCATCTTCAGCAGACGTATCAATCTCTCGCTCCGCAATCGCGCCCCGCGCACATGTCCTACACGTCCACCATCGATGTAGAGCTTGCTGATCTGGGTATTCGCCTTGGTGTGAGCGAGCCGAACCAGCCCACGGCTTTACTCAGCCCTGAGATCGCAGAGGCTACGCTGCTGCAGGCTTTCGCCAACAAGCGCCCCCAGGAGGTCGAGCGCGGGACCACGCTGCTTGGCCCTCACCGCGATGATGTGAATTTGATCCTCGGCCACCAGCCCGCCAAGGGCTACGCCTCGCACGGTGAATCCTGGTCCTTCGCTCTCTCGCTGCGGCTTGCTGCGTTTTTCATGCAGCGCGGGGACGGGGTTGAGCCCGTCGTGATCCTCGACGATGTTTTTGCAGAGCTCGATTCTTCTCGACGCCAGCACCTCGTCGACCTCATCTCCAGCGCCGAACAGGTCCTCATCACGGCCGCGGTGGATGAGGACATTCCAGAGGCTCTGCGGGATGTGGCGAAGATCTACACTATTGATGAACTCAAGAATTCCGCGTTAAGCACGGCGGAACGCGCAGTAAAGGATGGCGAGGCTGATGGCGACTGA
- a CDS encoding DUF721 domain-containing protein, whose amino-acid sequence MATDPVAQALAAMKKAGGSPQAELPLVASPKKNKKTTFRKATRYKTRMDGRLDRSYRDPKRFGALIGREIKRQGWQQRVSVARIMNAWPELVGDKIAEHTRPVRYEEEAQILVIECDSTPWTTQLRYMQTVILQAIAKRAGEDVVAQLRIEGPNIRRPKYGKLRVQGRGPRDDFG is encoded by the coding sequence ATGGCGACTGACCCAGTAGCCCAAGCCCTCGCTGCCATGAAGAAGGCCGGTGGTTCCCCGCAGGCTGAGTTGCCGCTGGTGGCGTCACCAAAAAAGAACAAGAAGACAACGTTCCGCAAGGCGACCAGGTACAAGACCCGCATGGATGGGCGGCTCGATCGTAGTTACCGCGACCCGAAGCGTTTCGGTGCGCTGATTGGGCGGGAGATCAAGCGGCAGGGCTGGCAGCAGCGGGTGAGCGTTGCGCGGATCATGAACGCCTGGCCGGAGCTGGTGGGTGACAAGATTGCCGAACACACTCGCCCGGTGCGGTATGAGGAGGAAGCGCAGATCCTGGTGATCGAGTGCGATTCCACCCCGTGGACCACTCAGCTGCGCTACATGCAGACCGTGATCCTGCAGGCCATAGCCAAGCGTGCCGGTGAGGACGTGGTGGCTCAATTGCGGATCGAAGGACCAAACATCCGCCGGCCGAAATACGGCAAGCTGCGCGTGCAAGGGCGCGGACCGCGAGACGACTTCGGATGA
- the gyrB gene encoding DNA topoisomerase (ATP-hydrolyzing) subunit B, whose translation MAEPQKQSDYGASSITILEGLEAVRKRPGMYIGSTGERGLHHLVWEVVDNSVDEAMAGYAKEVSVTLLADGGVEVIDDGRGIPVEDHPTGPPTVQVVMTQLHAGGKFDSDSYAVSGGLHGVGISVVNALSTRMETEIKRDGYLWRQNFNEAVPEELQQVKKARGTGTKQRFWPDPEIFETVEFNFDTVAKRLQEMAFLNKGLTIKLVDERENLEDDEELEAAAEDAAAPKSTEEKAAEAEKKKGPRTRVFHYPEGLKDYVAYINRKRTAIHPTIISFDVAEEDHEVEVALQWNSGFSQSVHTFANTINTFEGGTHEEGFRAALTSLMNRYARDHKLLKAKDPKLSGDDVREGLAAVISVRVGDPQFEGQTKTKLGNTEIKGFVQRAVNEHLADWLDANPAEAKAIVDKAVASAHARDAARKARDMVRRKSASDIGGLPGKLADCRSRDPKLSELYIVEGDSAGGSAKSGRDSMYQAILPLRGKILNVEKARMDKVLKNNEVQAIITALGTGIHDEFDIKKLRYHKIVLMADADVDGQHIATLLLTLLFRFMRPLVEEGYVYLAQPPLYKLKWAKGEPGFAFSDRERDEQLEEGLAQGRKINKDDGIQRYKGLGEMNAKELWETTMDPTVRTLRRVDLEDAAAADEIFSVLMGDDVVARRSFITKNARDVRFLDV comes from the coding sequence GTGGCTGAACCACAGAAGCAGAGCGACTACGGCGCGAGTTCAATTACGATCCTCGAGGGCCTGGAGGCCGTTCGCAAGCGCCCCGGTATGTACATCGGTTCCACCGGCGAGCGCGGCCTGCACCACTTGGTGTGGGAGGTTGTGGACAACTCGGTTGACGAGGCCATGGCGGGTTACGCCAAGGAAGTCAGCGTAACGCTGCTGGCCGACGGTGGCGTGGAGGTAATCGACGACGGCCGTGGTATTCCGGTGGAAGATCACCCGACCGGCCCGCCGACTGTGCAGGTTGTTATGACGCAACTGCACGCGGGCGGCAAGTTCGACTCGGACTCCTATGCCGTTTCCGGTGGTCTGCACGGCGTGGGCATCTCGGTGGTTAACGCCCTGTCCACCCGCATGGAAACTGAGATTAAGCGCGATGGGTACCTGTGGCGTCAGAACTTCAACGAGGCAGTGCCCGAAGAGCTGCAGCAGGTGAAGAAGGCCCGCGGCACCGGCACGAAGCAACGCTTTTGGCCGGACCCGGAGATTTTCGAGACCGTAGAGTTCAACTTCGACACTGTGGCCAAGCGCCTGCAGGAGATGGCCTTCCTAAACAAGGGTCTGACCATCAAGCTTGTCGACGAGCGCGAGAACCTCGAGGACGATGAGGAGCTGGAGGCTGCGGCAGAGGATGCAGCGGCGCCGAAGTCCACTGAAGAAAAGGCTGCCGAGGCCGAGAAGAAGAAGGGCCCACGTACCCGCGTCTTCCACTATCCGGAGGGCCTGAAGGACTATGTTGCCTACATCAACCGTAAGCGCACTGCGATTCACCCGACCATCATCTCCTTCGACGTGGCCGAGGAGGATCACGAGGTAGAGGTCGCGCTGCAGTGGAACAGTGGCTTTAGCCAGTCCGTCCACACCTTCGCCAACACCATCAACACCTTCGAGGGCGGTACGCATGAGGAAGGCTTCCGCGCAGCGCTGACCTCCCTGATGAACCGCTATGCCCGCGACCACAAGCTGTTGAAGGCCAAGGATCCGAAGCTTAGCGGTGACGATGTGCGTGAAGGTCTCGCCGCAGTTATCTCCGTGCGCGTCGGTGATCCGCAGTTCGAGGGTCAGACGAAGACCAAGCTTGGCAACACCGAGATCAAGGGCTTTGTTCAGAGGGCCGTCAATGAGCATCTGGCGGATTGGCTGGATGCCAACCCGGCGGAGGCGAAGGCCATCGTGGACAAGGCAGTGGCTTCCGCCCACGCCCGCGACGCCGCCCGCAAGGCCCGCGATATGGTGCGCCGCAAGTCGGCCTCCGATATTGGCGGTCTGCCGGGCAAGCTTGCCGATTGCCGCTCCCGTGACCCGAAGCTCAGCGAGCTGTACATCGTGGAGGGTGACTCCGCAGGTGGCTCCGCGAAATCCGGCCGCGATTCCATGTACCAGGCCATCCTGCCGCTGCGCGGCAAGATCCTGAACGTGGAAAAGGCGCGCATGGATAAGGTGCTGAAAAACAATGAAGTCCAGGCCATCATCACGGCTCTGGGTACCGGCATCCACGATGAGTTCGACATCAAGAAGCTGCGCTATCACAAGATTGTGCTGATGGCCGACGCCGACGTGGATGGCCAGCACATCGCCACACTGCTGCTGACGCTGCTGTTCCGCTTTATGCGTCCGCTGGTGGAGGAAGGCTACGTGTACCTTGCTCAGCCGCCGCTGTACAAGCTCAAGTGGGCCAAGGGAGAGCCGGGCTTTGCCTTCAGCGACCGCGAGCGCGATGAGCAGCTGGAGGAGGGCCTGGCGCAGGGCCGGAAGATCAACAAGGACGACGGCATCCAGCGCTACAAGGGTCTGGGTGAGATGAACGCCAAGGAGCTGTGGGAGACCACCATGGATCCGACGGTGCGCACCCTGCGCCGCGTGGACCTGGAGGATGCCGCCGCCGCCGACGAGATCTTCAGCGTGTTGATGGGCGACGACGTTGTCGCCCGCCGCAGCTTCATCACCAAGAACGCACGCGACGTGCGCTTCCTTGATGTTTAA
- a CDS encoding alpha/beta fold hydrolase gives MSDSKHQAKTTRTQPRREPTLLPVEMADGTTSQVRLFLPGTAKVGEEGSDATASGSAANPANNPADASWDRARPLIVVWPGFGMGARYYDPIAWELADRGYPVVTGELRGQGSSTAVATRKHQWGYHHLASEDYPRTIRAAKEALGVNKNHPTLMLCHSMGGQIGALFLARPEAAELGIRGMMGVGSGTPYYKGFEGKQRTRLRFGTYQIMLNILLFGYQPAGVLDLAGYGRQSGTQLREWFRYGQTNRLHKLADQDMDYEEAKKSVRTPVLLTRCANDEDCPTASAENLGSELPADVVQIEELDSQLGHNRWAREPELVSNRLEKFWREIAD, from the coding sequence GTGAGCGATTCGAAACACCAAGCGAAAACCACTCGTACGCAGCCACGCCGGGAGCCGACCCTGCTGCCGGTAGAGATGGCCGATGGCACCACGTCGCAGGTTCGCCTGTTCCTGCCTGGCACGGCGAAAGTAGGGGAAGAAGGTAGTGACGCCACCGCCTCCGGCAGTGCTGCGAACCCAGCGAACAACCCAGCGGATGCTTCGTGGGATCGTGCCCGTCCCTTGATTGTGGTGTGGCCAGGCTTTGGAATGGGCGCCCGCTACTACGATCCGATCGCCTGGGAGCTGGCCGATCGCGGATACCCAGTAGTTACCGGCGAGCTGCGTGGGCAGGGTAGTTCCACGGCCGTAGCCACCCGCAAGCACCAGTGGGGTTACCACCACTTGGCCTCTGAGGATTATCCGCGAACGATCCGGGCGGCGAAGGAAGCGTTGGGCGTCAATAAGAATCACCCCACGTTAATGCTCTGCCATTCGATGGGCGGACAGATCGGTGCGCTCTTCCTGGCGCGTCCCGAGGCTGCAGAGCTGGGCATTCGCGGGATGATGGGCGTGGGTTCCGGCACCCCGTATTACAAGGGGTTTGAGGGTAAGCAGCGTACGCGCCTGCGCTTCGGGACGTACCAGATCATGCTGAATATCCTGCTGTTTGGATACCAGCCCGCGGGTGTGCTGGACCTGGCGGGTTATGGGCGCCAATCGGGCACGCAACTGCGCGAATGGTTCCGTTATGGGCAAACGAACCGCCTGCACAAGCTGGCGGATCAGGACATGGACTACGAAGAGGCGAAAAAGTCCGTGCGCACCCCGGTGCTGCTGACGCGTTGCGCGAATGACGAGGATTGTCCGACCGCTTCCGCGGAGAACCTGGGCTCGGAGTTGCCCGCTGACGTGGTGCAGATCGAAGAGCTCGACTCACAGCTGGGGCACAACCGCTGGGCGCGAGAGCCGGAGCTGGTTTCCAATCGGCTGGAGAAATTCTGGCGGGAAATAGCTGATTAG
- the efeB gene encoding iron uptake transporter deferrochelatase/peroxidase subunit, translated as MNCPFHSRATTDDHGEQENRPGGARVSRRTMLGGMLGLAGVGGVTTLAKTGAAAEENDGSDELPNYPFEGEHQQGVITPPQKELIICGLDVLVEKREELKELLQTITERARVLTTGGPAAPDGIAYPATDSGELGEDVPVDGLTITLGAGATLFDDRFGLKAKKPRHLKTMKAFADDSLDPAQCHGDLVLQICAHNRDTAMHALRDILRHTRGAMAVRWRQSGYQNPPRPSGTQRNHLGFKDGIVNPTPEQHDELVWAGDDEPKWAAGGSYMAVRLIVMLTEFWDRISIAEQEQIFGRERFSGGPLSGGDEWEEPDYLDDPTGDVIPVDAHIRLANPRTEETADQLMLRRAYNYDNGVLDNGTLDVGLVFVCFQQDLQRQFITVQKRLEGEPLADYIRPYGGGYFYVFPGVSGKDDFLGKGLFVPPYVGKSK; from the coding sequence GTGAACTGTCCTTTTCATTCCCGTGCCACCACAGACGACCACGGCGAACAGGAAAACCGCCCCGGAGGCGCCCGGGTTTCGAGGCGCACCATGCTCGGCGGAATGTTGGGGCTGGCTGGAGTGGGTGGCGTCACTACCCTTGCAAAAACCGGAGCCGCCGCCGAGGAGAACGACGGTAGCGACGAGCTACCCAACTATCCCTTTGAGGGCGAACACCAGCAGGGGGTGATTACGCCACCGCAAAAGGAGCTGATCATCTGTGGTCTGGACGTGCTGGTTGAAAAGCGCGAAGAGCTAAAGGAGTTGCTGCAGACGATCACCGAACGGGCGCGCGTGCTGACCACCGGGGGTCCGGCGGCACCCGATGGGATCGCGTATCCGGCAACGGATTCCGGGGAGCTGGGCGAGGACGTGCCGGTGGACGGGCTGACAATCACCCTGGGGGCGGGCGCAACGCTGTTCGACGATCGCTTCGGGCTAAAGGCCAAGAAGCCGAGGCACCTCAAAACCATGAAGGCCTTCGCGGATGATTCGCTGGATCCTGCGCAGTGCCACGGCGACCTGGTGCTGCAGATCTGCGCGCACAACCGGGATACGGCGATGCACGCGCTGCGCGACATTCTGCGGCACACGCGCGGGGCGATGGCGGTGCGGTGGCGTCAATCCGGATACCAAAACCCACCCCGTCCGAGCGGAACGCAACGCAACCACTTGGGATTTAAGGATGGAATCGTTAATCCCACGCCCGAGCAGCACGACGAGTTGGTGTGGGCGGGCGACGACGAGCCGAAATGGGCAGCCGGCGGCAGCTACATGGCCGTGCGGCTGATCGTGATGCTGACCGAATTCTGGGATCGTATCTCCATCGCTGAACAGGAGCAGATCTTCGGCCGCGAGCGCTTCAGCGGCGGGCCGCTTTCCGGCGGCGACGAGTGGGAGGAGCCGGACTATCTGGATGACCCCACAGGGGATGTGATTCCGGTAGATGCGCACATCCGCTTGGCGAACCCGCGAACCGAGGAAACGGCGGACCAGTTGATGCTGCGGCGCGCCTATAACTACGACAACGGTGTGTTGGACAACGGCACACTGGACGTGGGTTTAGTGTTTGTGTGCTTCCAGCAGGATCTGCAGCGGCAGTTTATTACCGTGCAGAAGCGGCTAGAGGGCGAGCCGCTGGCGGATTACATCCGACCCTACGGCGGTGGATATTTCTATGTGTTCCCCGGAGTGTCCGGGAAAGATGACTTCCTGGGTAAGGGACTTTTCGTTCCCCCATACGTGGGTAAATCAAAGTGA
- a CDS encoding EfeM/EfeO family lipoprotein, producing MTSPEPSDQPRPLRQPARIVASLAVASVSASALLLSGCSSEESGGGTGGDGAGGADGSGETGISADADIHIKSRRACPSPGDLHGDLNHIRVTNTADAFTTVYVADQEGFAYQTLERIGSSATRSWSVKLADGSYHLTCVFQGKKAISSDEFRVTDSSLRDAPRMKPITDKEVTDVSIAHARAQKPQVREWVSKDDALLRAVRSGDRAAAQEAWKTAYLAYRRLDDSNHEWSGPVDEIADFGTSSKANGAQAKDLSGYHRLEWGLWHGEPMGALVAPAEKLNQNVHEVADGTEHFAIFAPNYGLRTHEVTEEVERFDLKSHNDFGAHITGSAVRAALYSTRSTLDPLRDLVEDRGADLRELDKQLDRTDKVAKRMAAKYDGKKPFTAWEQADQRELGAAIGKLNELLAPLATMTVIRRM from the coding sequence ATGACCTCCCCTGAACCATCGGATCAACCCCGCCCGCTGCGGCAGCCCGCCCGGATTGTCGCATCCCTCGCCGTGGCCTCCGTCTCGGCGAGCGCATTGCTGCTATCCGGCTGCTCTAGCGAGGAAAGCGGCGGTGGCACTGGTGGCGACGGCGCAGGCGGCGCCGATGGTTCCGGCGAAACCGGAATTTCCGCCGATGCCGACATTCACATCAAGAGCCGCCGCGCCTGCCCCTCCCCCGGCGATTTGCACGGTGACCTCAACCACATCCGTGTGACCAACACCGCGGACGCCTTCACCACCGTCTACGTCGCCGACCAAGAGGGTTTCGCCTACCAGACCCTCGAGCGCATCGGCAGCTCCGCCACCCGCTCCTGGTCCGTGAAGCTGGCCGATGGTTCATACCACCTGACCTGCGTTTTCCAGGGCAAAAAGGCGATCTCTAGCGACGAGTTTAGGGTCACTGATTCTTCTCTTCGTGACGCCCCCAGGATGAAACCCATCACGGACAAAGAGGTCACCGACGTATCCATCGCCCACGCGCGTGCACAAAAACCTCAGGTGCGCGAATGGGTTTCCAAGGACGACGCGCTGTTGCGCGCCGTGCGTTCCGGCGACCGCGCGGCCGCGCAGGAAGCCTGGAAGACAGCCTATCTGGCCTACCGCAGGCTGGACGATTCCAACCACGAGTGGTCAGGGCCGGTGGATGAAATCGCGGACTTCGGCACCAGTTCGAAGGCCAATGGTGCGCAGGCCAAGGACCTTTCGGGCTACCACCGGCTGGAGTGGGGACTGTGGCACGGAGAGCCTATGGGTGCGCTGGTAGCACCCGCCGAGAAACTGAACCAGAACGTCCACGAAGTGGCGGACGGCACCGAGCATTTTGCGATCTTTGCACCCAACTATGGCCTGCGGACACACGAGGTCACCGAGGAGGTCGAGCGCTTCGACCTCAAGAGCCACAATGACTTCGGCGCCCACATCACGGGCAGCGCGGTGCGGGCCGCGCTTTACTCCACCCGCTCTACCCTCGATCCGCTGCGCGACCTGGTGGAAGACCGCGGGGCGGACCTGCGTGAACTCGACAAGCAGCTGGATCGAACGGACAAGGTAGCCAAGAGAATGGCGGCCAAATACGACGGAAAGAAGCCCTTCACCGCGTGGGAACAGGCCGATCAGCGAGAGCTGGGAGCGGCCATTGGGAAGCTGAACGAACTGCTTGCCCCGCTGGCGACGATGACTGTGATCAGGAGGATGTAG